A portion of the Malania oleifera isolate guangnan ecotype guangnan chromosome 3, ASM2987363v1, whole genome shotgun sequence genome contains these proteins:
- the LOC131151456 gene encoding uncharacterized protein LOC131151456: MVVLNCTDKQKVRYATFKMTGEAKRWWLSAKLLEDQRLEKIALTWERFKELFFDMYFPSAVREKKIKEFTNLTQEEMTVVEYAAKFVELSHFAPFLILNEAMKAKKFEKGLRHRIYELVVGFQVQTFLELVYEASVLEKSI, translated from the coding sequence ATGGTTGTACTCAATTGCACGGACaagcagaaggtccgttatgctaCATTCAAGATGACTGGAGAGGCAAAACGTTGGTGGCTTTCTGCAAAGCTGTTAGAAGACCAGAGGCTAgaaaagatagctcttacctgggagagattcaaggagttgttctttgacatGTATTTTCCTTCGGCTGTCAGAGAGAAAAAGATTAAGGAATTTACCAATCTGACCCAAGAGGAGATGACCGTTGTGGAATATGCAgcaaaatttgtggagctatcacaCTTCGCACCATTTCTAATTCTGAACGAGGCAATGAAGGCcaagaaatttgagaaaggccttAGGCACAGAATATACGAGCTGGTGGTGGGGTTTCAAGTTCAAACTTTCTTAGAATTAGTTTATGAGGCTTCGGTGCTAGAGAAGAGTATCTAG